ATAATGGTTTAATAATGTGACTTATAACATGTTCTTTAGAAGGAAACAAATTGAATAAGTCAAAGTTTTTGAGGCAGAGAAAACTTGCTATTTATAGATAAATTATTTGTTTGCTAATATATTTTCATCTATATCAACATCAATATTAAATCCATCATGATTTAATATTATAATAAATAATCATCATTCTTATATTACACCAAGTAACTTCAACAACTTAATACAATCTTTATAACTGGCTAAATATAAGCATTGATTAGCACACGTTAATTTATCCGATTGTTTAACAATATATTCTTTTACAAACTTACTATTTTCTTCATTTAAGGTGGGTAATAAGAGTTTTGTATGCTTTCCAGGGCGGCAGAACTCTTATTTGTTATTTAGGTCATCATATACTTTACAAACACCTTTTCTTAGAATCTCAGATTTGCTTTCATTAAGTTTTTTGCTACAATATTCTAGTTTTTTATCTGTTTCATCATCAATCCTAAATTTTATAGTTTTATTCTTAGGTGCATCAGTAGGACGACCAATTTTTTTGTTCTCCAACTTATTTTTCACCTCTCTTTTGTGGGTACATTATTATAATAACTAATGTGGGGTCATTTGTCAAGATTAATACATTGCCTAATTAATGTATATTGCTTAAATAATTAGCATGTAAGGACTATATAAGGCAAGGTGTGATAACTGCTGTTATAGAAATGAATAAAAATTATTAATTTTGTTTTTAATACTTGTTTTTAATAACTTTATTTGACTAAACATAACAAAAAATATATAATTTTGTCTAATTAACATATTGACTAAATATTTATTTTATTATACAATGTATTGAGATAATTATCTGAAATATTTACCTATACTAACAAGAACATGTTTACTTTTGAAAGTTATTGTTGGTATTTAAACTAATCTAATACTTTATTATTTGCTTAATCCTATTTGCTCTTATCAGAGCAAACATAATAATAAAAAAGAATATGTTTATATACTATTTCTTTGTGTGTATAACATAATATATAAAGGAGAATATTTATGAATGTAAAAAAAATAATTAGTCTTATACTTATGGTGTGTATTTTGACATTAAATATATCTAGTTCAAATGCTGCTGAAGTACAGGATTTAACAGATCAAATTGAAGTAATAGTAAAAGGTGAAAATGATGAGCTAAATGTTATCACTTACTCTTATAATCAAGATGGAACTATGACAGGTAAGCAATTAACTAATGGAGTTTTAATCGCAGAAGATGTAATTGACTTTAAAAATGAAGAGATAAAACATTATGTGTATGAAGACAATATCAGTATATTAAAAAAACAGAATGTTAATAAAGGATTTTTAAAATCTGAGCATAATGCCAAAAAGAACAAGAGATTAAAAAAGATAATTTCAATACCAAAAGCAAATAATAGACTAAGTGTTTATGGCGAACTATCTGCTTCAGATGTACAAATGCCTATGGCCACAAGCGCTACATGGTATTATAATGGAAAGGTAAACTATAAGGATTATATTGATCCATATGTTGGAACCATTGATAGTGATTTATCAACTTGGTATCAAATCTATGATACTGATGATGTGTCATACGTAATTAATGGTGAACAATATGATGTATTGTCTACAATAGTATCAATAACTATAGCATTTTTTGTAGGGCAAGGATTATCATTATTTGCAAAATTGAGCACAAAGATGACAAATTTGATTAGTGCTATTCTAGGTCATTACGGTGTAACAATTGCAAATGGTAAGATTAAAGATGCTTTTACTGAAACAGTTTCGGTTGATGCAACTTTTTATAAGCTAAAGGCTTATTCTCCATATACCTCTGTAACCAAAGATGATTTTGAAGGTGGTAAATATTATGTAAAAACACAATCGAGTTCATATTACCAAGAATATATCTATGATGGATACTACCCTCAATTTATTTCTAGAAAAGATAATGCTGTCGCGGTATGGTTATTCAACGAGTTTTATGCTCATCAATATCCTGGTTTAGACTGGTAAAATATCTGTAAACTAAATGATAAAGCGTATATTGGTTTAAGTTGTTTCTGATGATAAGTAGCCGAAAGTATCACAATTACTAAATAATATAGTTATGTGATTTACATAACGTTAGATTGGAGAATTCTATGAAATTTAAGTATCTACTCAAAATAGTGCCGGTCATTATTATTCTTGGGTTATTGATATGGGAAGTGAGTTTATATAACTATTCACTAAAGTCAATAGAAGATATGGCTGGCAGTGAATTGTATATTAAGAATGTAGGAGATGTATCAGTAAATTATATTTGGAAAAGAAATGATAAAGTTATAATTGTATACACTAATGAACTATATCATGATCAGATAGGATATGCATTCTTTAAAGAAGGAATTATTCCTGGTAGATATAAGGAGTATCATAATTTTACGACTGATGATGATGTCATAAATGAGGTAATCCAAGTAGAAAATGTTCTAATATCAATTGTCATAACAAGAGATGAAATATTAGAAAAGAATTTTACGATAAAGCGAGATTGGACTAGGAGTAATATATTTAGAATTTTCGTACTTTTTCTGTTATATAGTTTTATTACTAGGTCAAAGAAATTTGCTAGCTTTAAAAATATATGTAGTAGATAAATTTTGCTCTAAGACCCAATATACTAATAATGTTATTGGTCTATCACAAAATAAATTAATAAAGCAATATAGATGTGTCTTTATACCTAAGGATGTTAAAGACGCATCTATTTTAATTTCTTTGCTTTATCCTAAAAGAAACTATTATTCAACATAGAAAAACAATTATTATTGTTACACCATGACAAACATGGAAGATGGTCGTTTAATTAGTGATATATTAAATGATTAAAAATAATAGCAGTTAATATCAAGCTAAATCCTATTTCTTTCTACAAGAGTAAAATTAATATAATCACAGGTTCACTTGGGATAATGAAAG
The window above is part of the Vallitalea guaymasensis genome. Proteins encoded here:
- a CDS encoding ribbon-helix-helix domain-containing protein, with translation MENKKIGRPTDAPKNKTIKFRIDDETDKKLEYCSKKLNESKSEILRKGVCKVYDDLNNK